In the genome of Triticum urartu cultivar G1812 chromosome 5, Tu2.1, whole genome shotgun sequence, one region contains:
- the LOC125509896 gene encoding type I inositol polyphosphate 5-phosphatase 13-like has product MEPDDEALKELAAASSRPPQRRGISYSQPLSRGDTASARRAALRNLSLDDDHVLPASHSLSYAHHDPSAGVPAGYHPPLPPQQQHHHHPSASYSSGPSSRRSVGGASDGSMTLERAMSEYGGGAGTLPEFVGAGGGKGIFRVPLRAAMHPHRPPPLEVRPHPLRETQAGSFLRTLASDPQRRQLWAGAESGIRVWALDEVFAGWGAGARRGDEESAPFREGVPAPPALCVAMDRANGLLWTGHKDGRIRSWRMDLETAATAPAPPPPGSGGEGSVGGSAHGGPNSAPVFREALTWQAYGRTPVLSMAITSYGEIWSGSEGGVIKAWPYDAIAKSLSLSPEERHMAALLVERAYIDLRNHCTVGNVCSLPASDVKYMLADHSRAKVWTLTSMTFALWDARTRELLKVFGMDGQVESARLDTPVMPEQPMEEVEVKVKPSKKDKSGGSLNFFQKSRNALMGAADAVRRVATKGTFVEDNRRTGAVAQADDGAIWSGCTNGCIIQWDGNGNRMQEFQHHTSSVQCIKALGDRVWVGYASGTVQVMDVDGNLLAGWTGHSCPVIRMAIGGSYIYTLAHHGGIRGWPLTSPGPLDDVLRTELANKELSYTRMEKINIMVGSWNVAQGKATAESLKAWLGSVASDVGLVVVGLQEVEMGAGFLAISAAKETVGLEGSANGQWWIDNIGKALDEGTSFHRVGSRQLAALLIAAWARKSLKPYVGDVEAAAVPCGLGRAIGNKGGVGLRIRVYDRKMCFVSNHFAAHLEAVARRNADFDHIYRTMAFNKPHGSTSSATSVQLHRTVNVNGNPVDEVRPDLADADMVVFLGDFNYRLYGITYDEARDMVSQRSFDWLREKDQLRAEMKAGKVFQGMREGLIKFPPTYKFQKHAPGLGGYDSGEKKRIPAWCDRVLYRDSRAVSVAECSLECPVVAAITSYVAVMEVTESDHKPVRCTFSVDIARVDELTRRQEYGEIIESNEEVRSMLKESCFVPDSTVSTEEIILENQENIVFQITNNCETSKAAFEILCEGQSIKKDDGTKPEIIPRASFGFPLWLEVLPANGLIKPGETVDITIHHEDFYTQEEFVDGIPQNWWCEDTRDKEAVIMVNITGSTSTATKTHMINVRHRCPATSAPPPINPPVTLTPPSNNMPSEAPTKRSSKKKEASRQQQQDYTQFASAEVHDLYRMRCP; this is encoded by the exons ATGGAGCCCGACGACGAGGCGCTCAAGGAGCTGGCCGCCGCCTCGTCGCGGCCGCCGCAGCGGAGGGGCATCTCCTACAGCCAGCCGCTGTCGCGCGGGGACACCGCGTCCGCGCGCCGCGCCGCGCTCCGCAACCTCAGCCTCGACGACGACCACGTCCTCCCGGCCTCCCACTCCCTCTCCTACGCGCACCACGACCCCTCCGCCGGCGTCCCCGCGGGATACCACCCGCCGCTCCCGCCGCAGcagcagcaccaccaccaccccagCGCCTCCTACTCCTCCGGCCCCAGCTCCCGCCGCTCCGTCGGCGGCGCCAGCGACGGCTCCATGACGCTCGAGCGCGCCATGTCCGAGtacggcggcggcgccggcaCCCTCCCGGAGTTCGTCGGCGCGGGCGGCGGCAAGGGCATCTTCCGCGTGCCGCTCCGCGCGGCAATGCACCCGCACCGCCCTCCCCCGCTCGAGGTGCGGCCCCACCCGCTCCGGGAGACGCAGGCCGGCTCCTTCCTCCGCACGCTCGCCTCCGATCCGCAGCGCCGCCAGCTCTGGGCCGGGGCCGAGTCCGGGATCCGGGTGTGGGCGCTCGACGAGGTGTTCGCCGGGTGGGGCGCTGGCGCGCGCCGCGGCGACGAGGAGAGCGCGCCCTTCCGCGAGGGCGTGCCCGCGCCGCCCGCGCTCTGCGTCGCCATGGACAGGGCCAACGGCCTGCTGTGGACGGGGCACAAGGACGGGAGGATCCGCTCGTGGCGCATGGACCTCGAGACGGCCGCCACGGCGCCCGCGCCTCCGCCTCCTGGTTCAGGCGGCGAAGGGAGCGTTGGGGGAAGCGCACACGGTGGACCCAACAGCGCCCCCGTGTTCAGGGAAGCCCTCACGTGGCAGGCCTACGGCCGCACGCCGGTGCTCTCCATGGCCATCACCTCGTATG GTGAGATATGGTCGGGCTCAGAGGGTGGAGTCATAAAGGCATGGCCATACGACGCCATTGCCAAGTCCCTCTCGCTGTCACCGGAAGAGAGGCACATGGCTGCATTGTTGGTGGAGAGGGCGTACATTGACCTCAGGAACCATTGCACAGTTGGCAACGTATGCTCTCTCCCTGCATCTGATGTTAAGTACATGCTTGCCGATCATTCTCGGGCCAAGGTTTGGACCCTGACAAGCATGACATTTGCTCTCTG GGATGCTCGTACAAGGGAGCTGCTGAAAGTATTTGGAATGGATGGCCAAGTTGAGTCGGCTCGGCTAGATACACCGGTCATGCCAGAGCAACCCATGGAGGAAGTAGAGGTCAAAGTAAAACCATCTAAGAAGGACAAGTCGGGAGGCTCTTTGAACTTCTTCCAGAAATCTAGGAATGCCTTAATGGGAGCAGCCGACGCGGTGCGCAGGGTTGCAACAAAGGGGACATTTGTCGAAGATAACCGGAGAACAGGAGCAGTGGCTCAAGCAGATGATGGGGCAATTTGGTCTGGATGCACAAATGGTTGCATTATCCAGTGGGATGGAAATGGGAACCGAATGCAGGAGTTCCAGCATCATACTTCTTCTGTGCAGTGCATAAAGGCACTCGGAGATAGGGTGTGGGTCGGCTACGCCAGTGGTACTGTTCAAGTCATGGATGTCGATGGTAACCTTCTCGCAGGATGGACTGGACATAGCTGCCCGGTCATAAGGATGGCGATTGGTGGTTCTTACATCTACACTCTGGCACATCATGGCGGTATCCGGGGATGGCCACTGACATCCCCTGGACCTCTTGATGATGTTTTGCGAACTGAATTGGCTAACAAAGAATTGTCATACACTAGAATGGAAAAGATAAACATAATGGTTGGAAGTTGGAATGTAGCGCAGGGAAAAGCAACTGCCGAGTCACTTAAAGCATGGTTGGGTAGCGTAGCATCTGATGTCGGGTTAGTTGTTGTTGGATTACAAGAGGTTGAGATGGGTGCAGGTTTTCTTGCAATTTCTGCAGCAAAAGAAACT GTAGGACTTGAGGGAAGTGCCAATGGTCAATGGTGGATAGATAATATAGGCAAAGCACTTGATGAGGGGACATCATTCCACCGAGTTGGTTCTAGGCAGTTGGCTGCATTGCTTATTGCTGCATG GGCAAGAAAAAGTCTTAAGCCATATGTCGGTGATGTTGAGGCTGCAGCAGTTCCATGTGGTCTTGGACGTGCCATCGGCAATAAG GGTGGTGTAGGATTAAGAATAAGAGTCTACGATCGTAAAATGTGTTTTGTGAGCAATCATTTTGCTGCACATCTGGAAGCTGTTGCCAGGCGCAATGCTGACTTCGATCACATTTATCGTACAATGGCTTTCAACAAACCTCATGGATCCACAT CTTCTGCTACATCTGTCCAATTGCACAGAACAGTGAAT GTTAATGGAAATCCAGTTGATGAGGTCAGGCCTGACTTGGCTGATGCTGATATGGTTGTCTTTCTTGGTGATTTCAACTACCGGCTTTATGGTATCACATATGATGAAGCAAGGGACATGGTTTCCCAAAGAAGCTTTGATTGGCTAAGAGAGAAGGATCAGCTTCGAGCAGAAATGAAAGCTGGAAAAGTATTTCAAGGAATGCGTGAAGGTCTGATCAAATTCCCACCGACTTACAAATTCCAAAAGCACGCGCCAGGTCTTGGAG GGTATGATTCGGGTGAGAAGAAGCGGATACCTGCTTGGTGTGATAGGGTGCTATATCGCGACAGTCGTGCTGTATCAGTAGCCGAATGCTCGCTAGAGTGCCCTGTAGTTGCTGCAATTACATC GTATGTAGCTGTCATGGAGGTCACAGAGAGTGATCATAAACCTGTGAGGTGCACATTTAGCGTTGATATTGCACGAGTAGATGAGTTAACAAGAAGACAAGAGTATGGAGAAATAATCGAATCGAATGAGGAAGTGCGGTCTATGCTTAAGGAGTCTTGTTTTGTTCCTGACAGCACAGTTAGCACAGAGGAAATTATATTGGAAAATCAAGAGAATATTGTTTTCCAAATTACCAATAATTGTGAAACAAGCAAAGCAGCTTTTGAAATCCTATGTGAAGGCCAGTCGATCAAAAAGGACGACGGGACTAAACCAGAGATTATTCCAAGGGCATCATTTGGCTTTCCACTTTGGCTTGAG GTCCTACCAGCGAACGGTCTTATTAAACCAGGAGAAACCGTGGATATTACAATACACCATGAGGACTTCTACACACAAGAAGAATTTGTCGACGGGATACCACAAAACTGGTGGTGCGAAGACACCAGGGACAAGGAAGCTGTTATTATGGTAAACATAACTGGTAGCACCTCAACTGCAACCAAGACGCACATGATCAATGTCCGACATCGCTGCCCAGCAACATCAGCGCCCCCACCTATCAATCCACCGGTGACACTAACTCCACCAAGCAATAACATGCCCAGTGAAGCGCCGACTAAgcgttcttctaagaagaaggaGGCGAGTCGTCAACAACAACAGGACTACACGCAGTTCGCAAGCGCGGAGGTGCATGATTTGTACCGCATGCGTTGTCCCTGA
- the LOC125509898 gene encoding DNA topoisomerase 3-beta — protein sequence MAPKVLMVAEKPSIALSIASALSGGRMSTRKGSTDVHEFDGMFQGSQAFFRVTSVIGHVFSVDFPPAYQNWEGTDPMDLFNAPVLRSESNPKAHIHRHLAQEARGCTYLVLWLDCDREGENICFEVISCTGIPEDEVGKRIFRARFSSVTEKDISNAMDNLVLPNKDEALAVDARQEIDLKVGVAFTRFQTRYFQGKYGNLDSRVISYGPCQTPTLGFCVQRYQQINTFKPEKFWSLRAYIIKDGDEIQLEWDRKKLFDFDVTVMFQKMVASDGALKITDISVKEECKARPPGLNTVNLLKVASSALGIGPQTAMHMAERLYIQGYISYPRTESTAYPASFDFKSVLSTLAHNPLWSNNVRTLMDAGFVKPRQGHDVGDHPPITPMRLAPEEALETDAWRLYQYICQHFIGTVSHDCRYTRTAVEFTSGGEIFRCVGHRVTSKGFTSIMPWLAVGENNLPTFKKGDTINIHKVDIYEGSTTAPDYLSESELISLMEKNGIGTDASIPVHINNISERNYVQVNSGRRLVPTALGTTLIRGYQCIDADLCLPDIRSFIEQQITLIAKGKADHLQVIQHVLQQFMRKYSYFVKKIENMDTLFEAQFSPLADSGRLLSKCGKCGRYMKYISTQPMRMYCVTCEEVYYLPQNGSIKLYKEIICPLDGFELLLFSMVGPDAKSFPLCPCCYNSPPFEGIDKLFGALKLDDTGKVGKGAGMPCFLCPHPTCKQSMITQGVCACPECSGTLILDPVSAPKWRLLCNTCNCVVLLPHAAHKITTTDKKCPTCESTIIEVDFNKKATPLEDGATLHEGCILCDELLHSLVEMKHGKSFFMRRGRGRGRGRGRGRGGRGMGRRGNSRHGDPKMSFRDF from the exons ATGGCGCCCAAGGTTTTAATG GTCGCGGAGAAGCCCAGCATCGCGCTCTCCATCGCCTCCGCCCTCTCCGGCGGCCGC ATGTCTACGCGGAAGGGAAGTACCGATGTTCACGAGTTTGATGGGATGTTTCAGGGCTCTCAGGCATTCTTCAGAGTGACATCAGTCATCGGACATGTCTTCAG TGTTGATTTCCCACCTGCATATCAGAACTGGGAAGGGACTGATCCGATGGACCTTTTTAACGCTCCAGTTCTGAGATCCGAGAGTAACCCAAAG GCTCATATCCACAGGCATCTAGCCCAGGAAGCTAGAGGCTGCACCTATTTGGTACTTTGGCTTGACTGTGACCGAGAAGGGGAAAACATATGCTTTGAAG TAATTAGTTGCACCGGGATTCCTGAGGATGAGGTTGGCAAAAGAATATTTCGAGCTAGATTCTCATCTGTTACCGAGAAAGACATATCAAATGCTATGGATAATCTTGTGTTGCCAAACAAAGACGAGGCACTAGCGGTGGATGCTCGGCAAGAAATAGACTTGAAGGTAGGAGTAGCATTTACTCGATTTCAGACCCGATATTTTCAAGGAAAATATGGAAATCTCGACTCAAGAGTCATTTC GTACGGTCCCTGTCAAACACCTACGCTTGGATTCTGTGTACAACGCTACCAGCAAATTAACACATTCAAACCAGAGAAATTCTGGTCTTTGAGAGCTTACATTATCAAAGATGGTGATGAAATACAGCTAGAATGGGACAGGAAGAAACTTTTTGATTTCGAT GTTACTGTAATGTTCCAAAAGATGGTAGCCAGTGATGGAGCTCTAAAAATAACAGATATATCAGTGaaggaagagtgcaaagcccgcCCACCTGGTCTTAATACGGTGAATCTGCTTAAG GTTGCATCAAGTGCGCTAGGTATCGGACCCCAGACAGCCATGCATATGGCCGAGCGGCTTTACATTCAAGGATACATAAG TTATCCGCGTACAGAGAGCACTGCCTATCCCGCGTCATTTGATTTTAAAAGTGTACTTTCTACATTAGCACATAATCCTTTGTGGTCCAATAACGTCCGAACGTTGATGGATGCTGGTTTTGTTAAGCCTCGTCAAGGTCATGATGTTGGGGACCATCCCCCGATTACTCCAATGCGACTAGCACCAGAAGAAGCTTTGGAAACTGATGCATGGAGGCTGTACCAGTACATATGCCAGCATTTTATTGGCACTGTCAGTCATGATTGTAGATATACAAG GACTGCAGTTGAGTTCACTTCAGGTGGAGAGATTTTCCGTTGTGTTGGCCACCGAGTCACTTCCAAAGGATTTACATCTATTATGCCATGGCTGGCTGTGGGTGAGAATAATCTCCCAACATTTAAAAAAGGGGACACAATTAATATTCATAAGGTTGACATATACGAG GGAAGCACCACGGCTCCTGATTACCTTAGTGAGAGTGAATTGATCTCTCTCATGGAAAAGAATGGCATAGGCACAGACGCATCAATTCCTGTCCATATAAACAACATTTCGGAGCGTAATTATGTCCAG GTAAATTCTGGAAGAAGATTAGTACCAACAGCCCTGGGAACTACCCTGATAAGAGGATATCAGTGTATTGATGCCGATCTCTGCCTGCCAGATATCCGAAGTTTTATTGAGCAGCAGATTACTCTAATTGCAAAAGGCAAAGCTGATCATCTTCAAGTCATTCAACATGTCCTTCAACAGTTTATGAGAAAGTACTCTTATTTTGTGAAGAAG ATTGAAAACATGGATACTTTGTTCGAAGCACAGTTTTCACCTCTGGCAGACTCTGGGCGTCTATTGAGCAAGTGCGGTAAATGTGGTCGGTATATGAAATATATTTCCACTCAGCCAATGAGGATGTATTGTGTAACTTGTGAGGAGGTCTATTATCTTCCCCAGAATGGTTCTATTAAG CTTTACAAGGAAATTATTTGCCCCCTTGATGGTTTTGAGTTGCTTCTGTTCTCAATGGTGGGCCCTGATGCAAAATCTTTTCCACTATGCCCCTGTTGCTACAATAGTCCTCCATTCGAAGGCATCGACAAACTTTTCGGTGCACTCAAGCTTGATGACACCGGCAAGGTTGGGAAAGGGGCTGGCATGCCGTGCTTCCTTTGCCCGCACCCGACATGCAAGCAATCGATGATCACTCAGGGAGTTTGCGCCTGTCCAGAGTGTAGCGGTACCCTGATTCTTGATCCAGTTAGCGCACCAAAATGGCGGCTTCTCTGCAACACGTGTAACTGCGTTGTGCTACTCCCACATGCCGCTCATAAGATCACCACCACAGATAAGAAATGCCCAACATGTGAGTCAACTATCATTGAAGTCGACTTCAACAAGAAAGCCACCCCTCTTGAAGATGGAGCTACTTTGCATGAGGGTTGTATCTTGTGTGATGAGCTGTTACATTCCCTCGTTGAGATGAAGCATGGGAAGTCGTTCTTTATGCGGAGAGGCAGGGGGAGAGGTAGGGGTAGGGGACGAGGGAGAGGCGGCCGGGGTATGGGAAGGCGGGGGAACTCGAGACACGGCGATCCTAAGATGAGCTTCAGAGATTTCTAA